TGACTATGGCATATGCGATCGGGCATATTTCAGGATGTCATTTGAATCCTGCGGTTTCCTTTGGTCTTTGGGCAGCAAAACGATTTCCCGCTTCTGAATTGTTGCCTTATATCGCGGCGCAGGTGTTAGGAGCGATCGCCGCGGCAGGCACGCTCTATCTCATTGCTAGTGGCAAAGAAGGATTCGCATTGACAGGTTCTAACCCCTTAGCCACCAATGGCTTTGGCGCACATTCTCCTGGCGGCTACTCTCTCTTGTCTTGCTTCCTCATTGAAGTCTTACTCACCTTTGGATTCTTGCTCATCATCCTCGGTGCCACCGATCGCCGTGCGCCTCAAGGTCTTGCTCCAGTCGCCATTGGTTTAGCGCTAACCCTAATTCACTTAATTAGTATCCCCGTTACCAATACCTCGGTTAACCCGGCGCGCAGCACTGGCCCTGCC
Above is a window of Timaviella obliquedivisa GSE-PSE-MK23-08B DNA encoding:
- the aqpZ gene encoding aquaporin Z, which encodes MSIMKRCIAEFIGTFWLVFGGCGSAVLAAVFTGDNQYPLGIGFVGVSLAFGLTVLTMAYAIGHISGCHLNPAVSFGLWAAKRFPASELLPYIAAQVLGAIAAAGTLYLIASGKEGFALTGSNPLATNGFGAHSPGGYSLLSCFLIEVLLTFGFLLIILGATDRRAPQGLAPVAIGLALTLIHLISIPVTNTSVNPARSTGPALFAGVELFSQVWLFWLAPIVGALIAGFVYSSIFDESPMSEAESYREPV